In Pirellulales bacterium, the genomic stretch AAGTCTTGACGCACATCGCGTCGACTTGGAAGCAGTCGCCGGACGCCGTGAAAAAGCAGGCCGGCCAACTGGCCGACGCGGTCCGCGCCGCCAGCGGGCGAAATTTCTCGCTCGCGCGGTCACTCGATCAAACCGTGATCGATCAGGCGGTTATGGAAGCGATTCAGGCCTTCGATTCCCAGCACGGTGGTTTTGGCGGCGCACCAAAATTCCCGCCCCACGGTCGCTTGCTGCTGCTGGTGGAAGAATACCGCCGCACGGGCGAAAAGCAGCTGCTCAAGATGATCACGCGCACGTTGGATGCGATGGCCGACGGCGGCATTCACGATCAAGTCGGCGGCGGCTTTCATCGCTACTCGACCGACGCCAGTTGGTTTCGGCCGCACTTTGAGAAAATGCTTTACGACAATGCCCAACTCATGCGTTTGTATACGGACGCGTATTTGCTGACGAAAGATCCACGATATAAGCAGGTGGTTCACGACATTGAATCGTGGGTCAAACGTGAAATGACCGACTCTCGAGGCGGATTCTACTCGGCATTGGACGCCGAGAGCGAAGGCGAAGAGGGAAAGTTCTACTCCTGGAGTTACAGCGCGCTTTTGCAGACGCTTGGCGAGGCTGATGGCCCGATCTTCGCTCGCGAGTATGGCGCTCAACCCAACGGGAATTGGGTCGAGCAACGAAGTGGAAAAAAGCCGGGCACGAACATTCTGTCCCGCAATAGTGTCAGGCAGGGCGGGGCTGGCGATCGCGGCGACACGGACGCCAAGCTCGATGAGAGACTGTCGGCGATGCGGGCAAAACTATTGGCGGTCCGCGACCAGCGTACCCGCCCGCGCCTGGATGACAAGGTCCTCGCCGGCTGGAATGGGTTGATGATCGACAGCCTGGCTTATGCCGGACGAACGCTCGATGAGCCAGAGTATACTGCGACGGCCGTGACGGCAGCCACCTTCATTCTCCATGAGATGTGGAAAGACGATCGCTTGCTGCACACGTATCGGAAGGGTCAAGCGCGCATTCCCGGTTATTTGGACGACTATGCCTACCTGGGCCGTGGACTGATCGAGTTGGAGGTAGCGACCAAAAACGACCTCTGGGGGGCCGCCGCCGAGCAGATCTCGGACTCGATGCTTAAGCAGTTTGCGGACCCCGAGCGTGGCGCTTTTTTCTTTACGCCCTCGGGCGCGGACGGTCCGCTGCTGCGGTCCAAAAACCTATTGGATGGCAGTAACGTGCCAAACGCCAATGGTGTCGCCGCTGAATTGTTGCTGCGACTTGCCACGGAGCGCCATCGCACGGCCTACCAAGAGGTCGGACGCCAGACGCTCACGTCGCTCGCCGGTTTCGCTGCACAGAGGCCTTCGAGCGC encodes the following:
- a CDS encoding DUF255 domain-containing protein: MNRLLEFGAVGLYRGFVVQAIVAASITWLAYSGVHRRENLCLGAEPKTVEKSGFTNHLIIETSPYLLQHAHNPVQWYPWGQEAFDRAKKENKLIFLSIGYSTCYWCHVMERESFEDERVAKQLNDNFIAIKVDREERPELDEQYMLANELMTGGGGWPNSLWLTPDRKPFLAGNYLPKARFEQVLTHIASTWKQSPDAVKKQAGQLADAVRAASGRNFSLARSLDQTVIDQAVMEAIQAFDSQHGGFGGAPKFPPHGRLLLLVEEYRRTGEKQLLKMITRTLDAMADGGIHDQVGGGFHRYSTDASWFRPHFEKMLYDNAQLMRLYTDAYLLTKDPRYKQVVHDIESWVKREMTDSRGGFYSALDAESEGEEGKFYSWSYSALLQTLGEADGPIFAREYGAQPNGNWVEQRSGKKPGTNILSRNSVRQGGAGDRGDTDAKLDERLSAMRAKLLAVRDQRTRPRLDDKVLAGWNGLMIDSLAYAGRTLDEPEYTATAVTAATFILHEMWKDDRLLHTYRKGQARIPGYLDDYAYLGRGLIELEVATKNDLWGAAAEQISDSMLKQFADPERGAFFFTPSGADGPLLRSKNLLDGSNVPNANGVAAELLLRLATERHRTAYQEVGRQTLTSLAGFAAQRPSSAESILLATAYQISAKSANDDEHTASEVATTLSKPDGESHEPSVAVRLYSSKRAVAPGETFRVIVDLDIKRGWHLYASGSSKSVQPATVELQKSERATAVVARAPTGRALKDQALMEDVWILEGVAEYELNVTIDKDAPDGPVELKFEVQTQACDSRSCLRPHKSFLRLSITVDHKATGHGNDHPEVFDARRQE